Proteins encoded by one window of Vigna radiata var. radiata cultivar VC1973A chromosome 5, Vradiata_ver6, whole genome shotgun sequence:
- the LOC106759950 gene encoding lipid phosphate phosphatase gamma — MTPPLKAVTLTHVRYQKGDRLGHFLAWISLVPVFISLGGFVSHFLFRRELQGMFFALGLILSQFINEVIKTSVQQARPATCALLEMCDSHGWPSSHCQYMFFFATYLTLLSLKGLTFWHVRDNPFLHLLTWSLALLTMYSRVYLGYHTVAQVLAGTVLGVFLGAVWFWVVNSVLHPYFPLIEESAFGRRLYVKDTSHISNVLKFEYDMARAERRNLTSNSKED; from the coding sequence ATGACGCCGCCGTTGAAGGCTGTGACGTTGACGCACGTGCGCTACCAGAAGGGCGACCGCCTAGGGCACTTCCTGGCATGGATTTCCCTCGTCCCCGTCTTCATCTCCTTAGGCGGCTTCGTCTCCCACTTCCTCTTTCGCCGCGAGCTCCAAGGCATGTTCTTCGCGCTCGGCCTCATCTTGTCGCAGTTCATCAACGAAGTCATCAAGACCTCCGTCCAGCAGGCACGGCCCGCCACCTGCGCACTCCTGGAGATGTGCGACTCACACGGCTGGCCCTCCAGCCACTGCCAGTACATGTTCTTCTTCGCCACTTATCTCACTCTTCTCTCCCTCAAAGGTCTCACCTTCTGGCACGTGCGCGACAACCCTTTCCTCCACCTCCTCACGTGGTCCCTCGCGCTCCTCACCATGTACTCTCGCGTCTACCTTGGTTACCACACTGTTGCTCAGGTCCTCGCCGGAACTGTGcttggggtttttcttggtgcGGTTTGGTTCTGGGTTGTTAACTCCGTTTTGCACCCTTACTTTCCTCTTATCGAAGAGAGCGCGTTTGGGAGAAGGCTCTATGTGAAGGACACTTCTCATATTAGTAATGTGTTGAAGTTTGAGTATGATATGGCCAGGGCTGAGAGACGGAACTTGACGTCTAATTCTAAGGAGGATTGA